The genomic window CTGTTAGTCAAGAGCAAGTTTACCTAAAAATATGAATTATTCAACCCAAGTCAAAGTTAGGACTTGTTTTGACGACCCTGTTTAGTCAAACTTGTAACCAACAACGGCGATCGCGCATATGACAATAAATTAACCACAATTAGCGCAAAAAAGGCAACCTAAGAGTCAATTTTTATGGTAGTTGGTTGGTAAATAAAACTAGCGATTTTCATTTTTGCAGTCAGACAAACCGTCAGGGCAACTAGCAATTTCTTAGAATGTGACGTAGAGCTACTTCAAATTGTGCCAATTTAGGATAATGCCGTTACAAACTTTACTCGCTAAAAGTTAATTATTTTGCTCAAATTGCTCGATCAAACACTCGGCAATTCGCCGCGCTGCGCCAGGTTTTCCCATGCGTTTATAACCATTTTCGGCAATTTGCGCTAACTGCTCAGTATCAGTTAATAAAGTCTGTACCGCTTCCCCCGTTTGGTTTGGATGCTCTAATAAAATGAGCGATGACCCTAAATGACGGCTTTGGGCTTCGGCAAAACTATAGGTAAATTGCGGGCCATTACCAGGAAAGGCGATCGCCGGTTTGCCAAGTCCAACAAATTGTTCTGTTGCTGTCCCCGCCATGGCGATCGCAATGTCTGCTCTTGCCAAACACTCGTTATAAGCTGTTTGACTTAAAACAATTGAGGCATTTTTATAAGTGAAGGTTTGGTTATTTAATGAACAAAAACCTGCTTTGACGAGCATTTGAGCCAGAATTTCTAGATTGACTTGAGCGGAAATTGCCCCCAAAAATAACAAAGAGCGATCGCTAAAAACTTCTAGTAAGCTAAAAATTGCTACTAAAATTTGTTGCCAATTGGTGTAAACTTCCGGCACTCTAGAACCAGGAAGCAAAACAATACTCAATTGTGCTAGGGCAGATATTTGTAGAGGGTGGACGGGGATTAATCCATCCATCATCGGGTTGCCTAAGTCAAACACTGGGATACGCCATTTTTGCAACATTTTTGCAGTCATTTGATCTCTAGGAAAAACTGCTAAAGAACGAGGATTGCTCATTAGCCAGCGTTCCCAAGGTAAATAAATAGAACTATTCAACCCTAAAAAATTTGCCATGCGATTATTTTGGCGTAGATTTCCCAACCCATCGCGCACGTAGTATTCCGATTTGGCTGTCCCCACAAAAGCATAGTTAGCACTGCTCCACCAAGCAAACAATAATGGTACGACATCTCCCACAGCTAAAATCTTGCCACCGCCATCTTTTACCCAAGTACGCATAGCTTTGAGCTGAGTATAAGTTAGTTGCAATAAACCTCCTTGTAAGTCCCGTACCAATTGCCGCCCATCCATGTAAAGAAAACCACCCGAAGGCATAGCTTGCACAGAGCCAATCACCGGAATATCTGCCGCAAAGTATGCTCTCCCTTCACCAACTAGGGGCAGGGCCGAAATATTGAGTTTCTTCGAGATTTGGCTTAGTTCCTGTAAAATACGCACAGCAACTATATCCTCTCCATGACCATTACTGAGGCAAAGTAATCGAAATTCAGACTTGTTGGACATGAAAACCAATAAAAAAGGTTTGGGTTGAATACTAAATTTAATCTACGCTTTTAGAGCGATTAGACCGATGGCGATCGCATCATACGTTTAATTGAGCAAAAATTTCTCCTTAAGCAATGATATTTTTACATTAATTTTATGTGTGTTTTTTATCTTAAACTTGTTGTCTTGGCAGTTATTTTTAACTTAAATGTATACTGTGTAGGTGCGACAACGTTACCAGAAATGCTGAGGCAGCAAAGAGATAGTAAGGCCCCAGAAAGCGATTTATTTATTTTGGCTACTGATGTCCAGATAATAGGCGCAAAGGCAGAATTAACAGAAATTGTCCGCAATGTGATTTCTACGCGTCAGGGGAGCGATACAAGCAACCGCCAGTTGCAAGCAGACATTAAAGCAATTTTAGCTACGGGTTTATTTGTGAGCGCCCAAGCAAATACTACTAGCAACGCCACGGGAATAGATGTAGTAATTACTGTAGAGCCAATAATTGTCACAGCTATTGCCAGCCCCAATGCTAACGTTCTACCAGCAAATATCACCTTAAAACTATTTCAAACCCAGTTTGGCAAGGAGATTAGCTTAGAGGCTATCAATCAAAGCCGAGCAGAAATTGACAAGTGGTATACCGAAAATGGCTATGTAGCAGCAAAAGTATTAGCAATAAATCCAAGTCCCGATGGAGTGCTAACTATAGACGTAGCAGAAGGAATTGTCAGCAATGTTAAATTCCGCTTTTTGAATCGCGATGGCGATCCTACAGACTCAAAAGGAAACTTGATTAAAAGCCGGACAACTACAGAATTTTTGCGCCGCGAAGTTAGAGTAAAACCGGGGGATGTAGTCAAAAGTCGCACGATCGAACAAGATTTGCGGCAGTTGTATCAACTAGGATTATTTAGAACCGTTAATGTGGCTTTAGTAGGCGCAGGTGAGCAAGTTGAAGTCATTTATGACTTGACAGAGAAACCTGCTCGCAGCGTCAGCCCTGGGGGTGGTTATGATGACGATACAGGGATTTACGGCACAATCGAATATCAAGACTTTAATCTGAGCGGCATTAATAATTCTATAGATGTAGATTTGCAATTTAGCCGCCGCGACTTACAATTTGCTACTACTTTTACAAGTCCTTACCGCGCTAGCGAACCCGATCTTCCAGGTTATGAAGTGACTGTATTTCGTCGCCGGGGAACTTCGCCGACTTTTGATAGCGATATTGATTTAGCTAATGGTAGTAATCCCCGTGAAGGACGCTATGGCGGCGGTTTTATCCTCAATAAACCTATTGATGAGTGGCAAACATCTTTGGGGTTAAATTATACCCGTATTAGTATCCGCGATCGCGATGGTAATATTTCCCCCATTGATGAATTAGGCAATCAGCTTTCTTTTAGTGGTAAAGGAATTGACGATCTGACAATAGTATCAGTTAGCGCCATCAAAGACGATCGCAACGATCGCAGTAATCCGACGCAAGGATCAATTGTTAGCCTAAGTACCGAGCAATCAATCCCGATTGGGAGAGGTGATATTACAATGAATCGCCTACAAGCAAACTACATTCAATACTTTCCGGTACAGATACTTGGACAAAGAAATATAGAGGTTTTAGCCTTTAATCTCCAAGGTGGCACTATTATCGGCGATTTGCCACCCTATGAAGCTTTCAACTTAGGTGGACTTGATTCAGTTAGAGCTTATGGAGGTTCGGAAGTTGGTAGCGGACGCTCTTATGTTTTAGCCTCGGCGGAGTACCGCTTTTTGATTTTTCAACCCGTAGGCGGCGTACTATTTGCAGATTTTGCCACAGATTTGGGTTCGGGCGACACGGTGTTAGGAGAACCTGCGGTAGTTCGAGGTAAACCAGGTACGGGCTTTTCCTATGGTGCGGGCTTGCGGGTAGAATCGCCTATAGGTTTATTGCGAGCAGATTTTGGCATTAATGACAGAGGCGAAAGTCAGGTACAGTTTGGAATTGGACAAAGATTTTAGCGGCACCGAAGGCGATGAAGCTAAAATGCAGAGAGCATAAAATTGAAAACATGATAGCTGGCAAAACATTACAGGGCGGAAAATATACCTTAGAGCAAGAACTAGGGCGCGGTGGTTTTGGCATTACGTTCAAAGCTACTCATCGTTATCTAAATCAAGTCGTGGTAATTAAAACCCTGAATGAGTCTTTGCGGCGCGAGGCGCAATTTGCCAAGTTTCAAAGTCAGTTTCAAGATGAAGCAAGAAGACTCGCTACTTGTGTACATCCAAATATTGTGCGCGTCAGTGACTTTTTTATTGAAGATGGTTTGCCCTACATGGTCATGGATTACATACCAGGGGCAACTTTAGACTTGGTAGTATTTCCCGATCAACCACTTCTTGAAACCAAGGCGATTCACTATATTCAGCAAATTGGCGCAGCGTTGCAGGTAGTACATCAAAATAATTTGCTGCATCGGGATATCAAGCCGCAAAATATAATTCTGCGCCAAGGTACAGAGGAAGTTGTTTTAATTGATTTTGGCATTGCTCGTGAATTTACCCCTGGTTCAACTCAAACTCATACAGGGATGGTGTCGGAAGGTTACGCGCCCATTGAACAGTATCTCTACCAAGCCCCCCGCACGCCTGCCACCGATGTCTACGGGTTGGCAGCAACAATGTATGCCTTACTTACTGCGCGAGTTCCGGTGGCGGCTTCTTTGCGCGATCGCCTGCCGCTACCTGCTCCCGTTGACTTGCAACCTCAATTAAGCAAGTCCTTAAGTCAAGCTGTAATGCGTGGTATGGCGGTAGAAGCAAAGTTTCGTCCTGCCACTATCTCCGAATGGTTGGCACTGCTTCCCGCCGTTACTAAGGCTATTCCTGTGACTCCTGTACAGACACTAGCAACGGTAGCTTTAATTCCCCAGCACTACAAAAAACCCGATCGCCTAGTACCGCCACCTAGAACGATTCCGGCGGTCAAAAAACGCCCTTTTCCTTGGTTATTAATTGGCGGTGGTGTTGCCTTGGCATCAATAGCGGGAGTAGCTTTAAGTCAGGTTTTATCCAACTACTTGCAGCAACCCAACTCTGTACCTGTTGTCATACCTTCGCCAGAAGTTCGCGAGACGACACCGCCGCCAGTAGAAGCTAGTCCGACACCAGTTTTAGAACCAACACCGGATACAAAGCCAACAACTCAAAATTCGCCTACGCCAGATGTTAGTCCTTCTCCTGACGTTACCGATTCACCCATTCCTAGCGATACGGTTTCCCCTGCGGTGCGACAAAAGTGGCGGGAAATCCGCCGTAGGCGATCGCTTTCTCCAACTCCTTTAGAATCTCCAACTCCTACTATTTCTCCAACTCCTACTGTTTCTCCCACTCCTATTAATGAAAATCCTGATGTAGTTGTACCTACAGAAGAAATGTCCCCCTTTCCTACGCCAGAAATAACGGACGAATCAGAGGATAATTCTGGGCGGCAAAAACCAGACAAGGAAGAAAAGGCAGAACGCCAAGATAAGGACGACTAACTACTCATCTTGGGTAAAATAGCGATCTAAGAAATTAAGAGCATGGTTGCGAAGTTCGTAATATTCTTTTGAGTTTCTCATTGAGGCGCGATCGCGCGGATGATCGAAAGGTACATCTAATATCTCCCCAATAGTTGCTTCGGGTCCATTAGTCATAAGGACAATGCGATCGCTCATATAAATTGCTTCATCAACATCGTGGGTAATCATCATCACCGCTTGGCGCTGGTTTTCCCAAATATCTAATACTTGTCTTTGCAATTTGCCACGAGTTAAAGCGTCTAATGCCCCAAAAGGTTCGTCCATCAATAGCATTTTTGGGCGAGTTGCTAAAGCTCTAGCAATGCCTACTCTTTGCTTCATGCCACCGGAGATTTCATCGGGGTATTTATCCGCCGCCGCGTTTAAATTCACCATCGCAATATGTTCGTTAACGATGCTAATTTTTTCAGGTCGAGTGGCTTTTTTTAATACTTCATCTACCGCTAGTCTGATATTTTCTCGCACAGTTAACCAAGGCAACAGCGAGTATTGTTGAAATACCATCATCCTCTCTGCGCCGGGTTTGCGAATGGCTTTCCCTTCTAAAGTTACTAAGCCAGACGTTGCTTTTTCCAGTCCCGCGACAATTTTTAGTAAGGTAGATTTGCCACAGCCAGAATGACCAATTACTGAGATAAATTCATTTTCTTTGATAGTTAAATTGATACCGTTTAAAACTACGGTTTCTTTGCCATCGGGAGCGGGGTAAGATTTGATCAGATTTTCTACTACTAAAAATTCTCCCCTATCGAAGATCGAGCGATCGCTATTTTTTGTCGATGATAATTGGCTCATATTTACCTCTAATTTACGAAAAGTAGAAAGATTTGGGGCGATTAGCACGAATTTCAAAACTGTTGAGATAACCAACGGGATCGCTAGGATCGAAGGCTTTGTTATCAATAAATAACTCAGCCCTTTCAATTTTGTAGTTATCTTTGGGGCATTCGATACCCATTTCCCCGGCAATTTCGCGGTAAAGATCGGTTCGCCAAGCTTTACGGGCTACAGTTTCAGCATCCTTGGGAACGGTGGGTATTTGACCCCACCGCGCTGCTTGAGTCATTAACCAAATACTTTCGGACTGCCATAAAAAAGTAGAATGATCGCCGGGGATTTTAGCTAAATTATCCGGCAAGTCGAAGAAAATAGTTGTATTAGGCGATCGCACTGTCCGAGCTTTGCCATCAAAACCGCCGTAGTTATAATTTCCTACAATCGCCGCGCTAGTTAAGGTTGGTTTAGCGCCTGTATAAGACTTTTGAGCGATAATTTTGGCGATTTCCGGGCGATTTTCGGCTTTGCTGCAATACTGACAAGCTTCAATCATTGCCTTAACTAGCGAACGATAAGTTTTTGGGTTTTCATCGATAAAAGACTCCATTACCGCTAGTAACCTATCTGGATGTCCTTCCCAAATCTCTCTACCTTGGGCAAAAGTAAACCCAATGCCTTCATTACCGCTAATTGCCCGTGTATTCCAAGGTTCGGCTACCATATAAGCTTGCATCGCCCCAATTCGCATATTTACAAGCATTTGTGGCGGTGGGACAATAATTACCCTAAATTCCGCAAAAGGATCTACCCCGGCGGCGGCGGATAGGTAGCGGACAAAATACTCATAAATAGCCGAACTCAATACCACCGCCCAAACTCTTTTTTCGGGGGGAATGTTATCAAAATAGCGGCGAAAATCTCGTCCAAATTCCTCTAAATTGCCGTTATACTCCCGCCAAGGACGCAACCCCGATTCCCACATTGCCCTATTCATGGTTAAGGCGTTACCGTGACGGTGAATTGTCATCGCCGCACACAAAGGGGCTTGTCTTGCGCCTTCAGCACCGTCTCTAGCATTAGTTACCGCTCCACACACTACCGGGGCAGCATCCAAGCGTCCGAAAATTATCCCATCGCGCGATGTTCCCCAACTTGCTTCTCGACTCAAAGTTACATTCAAGCCATACTTACGAAAAAAGCCTTTTTCCCAAGCAACCGCAAAGGGGGCGCAATCGTTTACAGGTACATAGCCAACAGTGATATTTGGTTTTTCTAGAGTTTTTGAATCTACAACGGGTTCTATAGCTAAAGCAGCTTCTGACAGCCCTTGAGGAGCGCGATTGGCATTGATAGCACAGGAGGAAACCGCCATACTCGCCGCCGTCGCCCCGATGCCTTTAATGACACTCCGGCGACTCCAACTGTTTTGGTAATTATCGTTCATATTTAGTTGCTGAATAGTATTTTATGTAGAGACGTTGCAGTGCAACATCTCCACATTTTTAAGAAGTTTTTGGGCGATGAGTAACGAAAGTTTCTATTTTGCCTACAGCATAATCAAGCACTAACCCAGTGATGCCAATTACTAATACTGCCAAAAATACCGAACTTAAGTTTAAACGACTCCATTCATCCCACACAAAAAAGCCAATTCCTACACCACCAGTCAGCATCTCAACGGCAACAATTACTAGCCAAGCAATCCCTAGACTAATTCGCAATCCTGTGAAAATGTAAGGTAGGCTTGCAGGTAAAATTATTTTAGTAATTTGTCTCCATCGCGGCATTTCCAACACTCGCGCCACATCTAAATAATCTTTGTTGACGCTAGAAACGCCCAAAGCCGTGTTGATAATTGTCGGCCACAAGGAGGTAATGAAAATTACAAAAATCGCTGAAGGATCGGCTAAGTTGAAAATTGCTAGAGAAATAGGCAACCAAGCTAAAGGAGATACAGGTTTAAATATTTGAATAATCGGATTAAGGGCAAGTAGTGCTTGCTTGGACATTCCAATTAAAAATCCTACAGGAATAGCGACTAAAGCACCCAAGGCAAAACCAATTAATACTCGCCGCAAACTGGCTAGTAATAACCAACCTAAGCCCAAGTTTCCGGGACCGCGACGATAGAAAGGATTTAAAATATAGTCTAAGTTTTCTACAAAGGCTTGGGCAGGAGTGGGCATTAAGTCTGTTAAAAAAGTTGCCACAAACCACCAGAGGATAATTACCCCCAAAAAACCCGCCAGAGGTAGTAAAATTGCTTCTTTGATAATTGCAGGTTTAGTCCGTTTCCAGGCAAGTTGTCCAGCAACCGCAAGGGCTGCAAGATTAAACTGTATTAGCATTTGATACTCCTCAGAAATAGAGAGTAGGTACAACGGACGTGAGTAATACCAACTAGGAATACTGACGAGTTCAAATCATTTTATAAAAATGCCTTGAATGTCTAATTTTCCCCCAATGCCGACGAAGTTAGCTGACGGGCTAGGACTGAGAGATGTCCATCTGCTTAAATACAGATACGCCCCAAACTGTGGTTCCTCCGTTCTATCCTTGTGTTGTTTAAAAAGATAGATTTGGCTACTTTACTCAAATTTCTCAAAATATAGCCTAGATTTTTTTGATAGTCAATATTTCCCAAGGAGTAGGGGCGCAATGCATTGCGCCCCTACTGATTTTTGGCTTTATCCGTTAGCTTATATATTCAATTATTTTAGATTTACTTATGGTAGATATTGCTCAGTTTTTAACTAAAGAGCTTTCCCTAAAACCTTCTCAAGTTAAGAACGCCTTAGAATTATTTGCAGAATCTGCGTCAATTCCCTTTATTGCTCGTTACCGCAAAGAACGCACGGGAGAAATGAACGAAATTCAGTTGCGGGAATTGTCGGATAGATTTACTTACCTCAGCGAACTTGAAGAACGAAAGACGACGGTTATAAATGCGATCGCCGACCTTGGTAAACTTACAGAGGAACTAAAGCTCAAAATTGACTCTTGTTTGCAAAAAACCGAACTTGAGGATCTTTATTTACCTTACAAACCCAAAAGGCGCACGAAAGCCACTATTGCTAAAGATAAAGGTTTACAACCCTTAGCAGAATTTATTAAAGCAAACTTTGTTGATAGTTCTTTGGAAGAAGAAGCCGCAAAATATATTTCTGTAGATAAAGGCGTAAATACCACCGTTGAAGCGCTAAAAGGTGCGGCGGATATTTTGGCGGAAGAAGTAGCAGAAAAGGCTAATTTACGTGCTTACGTGCGCGAATATTTCCTAAAATCGGGCGTATTTAGAGCAAAAATCAAAAAAGATCATCCCGAAGGTAGTACCAAGTACGAAATGTACCGCGACTACCAAATTAACGTCAAAAATATTGCTTCGCACAATATGTTAGCTCTTTTGCGCGGTGAAGCGGAGAAAATTATTAATTTAGACCTTGATTTTGATGAATCTGTAGTATTAAGTTATTTAGAAGATCGGGAAATTAAAACTAAAAACAAGGAAATTCGAGAGTTTTATCGAGTTATGCTCAAAGATGCTTTCAATCGCTTAATGAAGCCATCTTTAATTAGCGAAGTAATTGCTAATAGAAAAACTTACGCAGACATTGAATCTATTAAAACATTTGAAAGTAATTTAAGAGAATTATTGCTATCCAGTCCCGCCGGGATGAAACCAACTATAGCAATTGATCCAGGGTTTAGAACTGGTTGTAAAGTAGCAGTTATTGATAACACAGGCAAGTTTTTGGAATATCAAGCGATATTTCCTCACTCTGCTGCATCACAACGCCAGCAAGCAAGTCAAACAATTGAAAGATTAATTAATAAATACAATATTCAACTAATAGCAATTGGTAATGGTACAGCAGGGAGAGAAACCGATGAATTTGTTGCTGAAGTTATAGAAAAATTAGCAACTAAGCCCGTTAAAGTTATGGTAAACGAATCGGGAGCATCAATTTATTCTGCTAGTGAAATTGCGATCGCTGAGTTTCCCGATTTAGATATTACAGTACGCGGTGCGATTAGTATTGGTAGGCGTTTGCAAGATCCTTTAGCAGAGCTTGTAAAAATCGATCCTAAATCTATTGGTGTGGGACAATATCAGCACGATGTCGATCAAAAGTTACTCAAACAAAAGCTAGATGAGACGGTAGAAAGCTGCGTTAACTATGTAGGTGTGAATCTCAACACCGCTTCAGGAGAGCTTCTAGGATTTGTTTCGGGAATTAATGCCACGATCGCTAAAAATATTATTACTTATAGAGATAAACACGGCGCATTTAGCGAGCGCTTTCAATTATTATCTGTACCCAAACTCGGCGCAAAAACCTTTGAACAATCGGCGGGATTTCTGCGGATTAGTGGCGGAAAAAACCCCTTAGACAATACTGCTGTACATCCAGAGAGTTACGCTGTTGTAAAAGCGATATTCAGTGACTTAAATGTGCCATTAGCGGAGATTTCCCAAGCATCCAAGCAGCTTAAATCAATAAATTTGCAAAAGTATGTCACCGTTACCGTTGGCGAGCCTACATTGCGCGATATCATCAACGAATTAGAAAAACCTGGCAGAGATCCAAGAGCAGAATTTAAGTATGCAACCTTTGCAGCAGGAGTGAAAGAGATTAGAGATTTAACTGTGGGAATGGAGTTAGAGGGAGTGGTTACAAATGTAGCTAATTTCGGTGCATTTGTAGATATTGGTGTGCATCAAGATGGGTTAGTGCATATATCGCAAATGGCAGATAAATTTGTAGACGATCCTAATAAATTTGTCAAGGTTGGACAAGTTGTAAAGGTAAGGGTAATGGAAGTTAAAGAGAATTTAAAGCGGATAAGTTTATCAATGCGATCGCGCTAATATTTTTTACAAGCGACTTATCCACAATGTCAACCTATAATCTGAGAAATCATGCGATTAGCCTGGGATTCGTAACCACCACCAAATAAATTGAAGTGATTGAGAATGTGGTACAAGTTATACAAAGTTTTGCGTTGCTCGTAACCTGATTCTAAGGGGAAAGCCTCGTTGTAAGAGCAGTAAAAAGCCGCCGGAAACCCGCCAAATAATTCTGTCATTGCAATATCGGTTTCGCGATCGCCATAATAGGTTGCAGGGTCAAAAATTACGGGTTCTCCTTGTTCCGTACAAGCGGCGTTACCTCCCCATAAGTCGCCATGTACTAAAGATGGTTGCACTTGGTGCGATAGCAATTGGGGGAGAGATGCTAACAATTGTTCCTGCTGCGGGAAACTTCCCCCCTTGCGTTTAGCTAATTGAAATTGATAGCCTAAACGACGAGTAGCGTAAAATTCTACCCAATCAGTTGTCCAGTTGTTAATCTGCGGTGTAGAACCAATAGTATTATTTTGTTCCCACCCAAAACCGTTAGCGCTAGTTGTGCGGTGCATTGCGGCTAAATTGCGCCCCATTTGTTGCCAAAAGGTAGCCGTTACAGCTAAATTTAGCCACTCTAAGACGATGTAAGCAGAATTTTCAGCGATTCCCCAACAAATCGGTTTTGGGACGCGGATAGTATTTGTTTGCGCCATTTCCTGCAATCCTAATGCTTCGGCGACAAACATCTTAACTTTAGAAGCTTCGTTTAATTTTACAAAATAAGTGCGCTCTCCATCGCTAACTGCGTAGCCTTGATTTATACAGCCACCACTTACCGGGCGATGACTGTTAATTTTAAACTGTGGTTGAACTTGGGAGATATGCGCGGCTATTTGCGTCCACATAGTTAATTTAAGGCTTGAGAATAACCGCACCGTAAGCATTAGCGCTGAGATACTTTTGGGCGGCGGTTTGCATTACTTCTGCCTTTAGGGCTTGAATCCGTGACGGGTAATCAAAGGCTGGTTCTAGGTTTCCCACCATAGATTGATAGTAACCGTATAAACCCGCGCGATCGCTCGGAGTTTCGTTAGCAAAAATAAATCGGTTGGCTACTTGAGTCCGAATCCGGGCAATTTCCCATTCTGCTACAGGCTGAGTTTGAATAGTATAAATGTGCTGGGCGATGGCTGCTTCTACTTGAGCTATATTTTCTACTGGAAGGATTGCAGAAATATAAAAAGTACCTTGCAAGCGTTGAGTGATATTGCTTACAGATATACTTGAAACCAGTCCTTTTTCTTCTCGCAAATCTCGCACTAGCCTTGAAGTCCGCCCCGAACCTAAAATTGCTGCCAAAACATCTAAAGCATAGGTTTCTTGAAGATTACTCAATCCTGGAACGCGCCAAATCATAACTAATCGAGCTTGTTGCAGGCTATCATCTTTTAACTCGTGGCGGACAATTTCTGTAAAAGCAGGTTCTTCCGTGAGGGTATTTGCTAAGGGTTGATGATTAACAACTGGTAAAGGGTTAGTAGCTTCAGTAAAACTATTAGAGACAATTTTAATTAATTCGTCTACAGGTAAATTCCCCACAGCTACGGCGGTAATAGACTTTGGTTGATACCAAGATGAGTGAAAATCGCGCATTTGTTGCGGTTGTAGCTGAGAAATTACCTCAAATTCTCCTAGTACCGGGCGACGATAAGGTAAACGATTAAAGGCGGTTTGCATTGCTTGGGCAAAGGTGCGCCGACGCGGGTTATCATCAGAGCGGCGGATTTCTTCTAATACAACTAACTTTTCTCGACTAAAAGCATCGTCGGGAATCAAAGAATTAAGCACAACATCAATTTGCAGAGGTGCTAGGCTGGCAAAATCTTTTGGGGAAGTGGTGATGTAGTAATGAGTGTAATCTTGGCTAGTTGCAGCATTTGTAACCGCTCCTCGTTCTTCGATGCGGCGCTCAAATTCTCCGCTTACAATGCGCTTAGTACCTTTAAAAACCATGTGTTCGAGAAAGTGAGCCATCCCATTAATTTCATCAGGTTCATTAGCAGAACCTACATTAACCCACAAACTCAAGTTGACGGCTTCTACGGGCATTTGCTCGGCGACAATTGTCAAACCGTTGGGTAGCTGATGGAGGGTAGGAGAATTTAAGCGAGGCAATTTTACAACAGTTGAAGTCATTATCACTACAGAATCTGCCAATATGTCTTTATCTTAACCATTGTTGAGGGTAGGCAGAACAGATAATGCTATTTTAGAGTGCGATCGCAGAGCTTCGTATTTCATGCCCATTTTTTACCCAAACGCCTAAATATCTACCTAATTCGCCTTGTATTTGAGCTATGTTATCTGTTCAACAAGTCAAAGCTAAAAAAAAATCTTCTCGCCGCAATCTTTGGTTAGAAAAATTACTAGCAATTATTGCCGTTGCAAATTTAGTGTTAGTAGGTTTCGATTTTAGTTACATACCTTGGCGAGATTTTTACTTTACTGAAGCACCAACAATAGTTAGATACTATGATGAAGT from Synechocystis sp. PCC 7509 includes these protein-coding regions:
- a CDS encoding serine/threonine protein kinase, translating into MIAGKTLQGGKYTLEQELGRGGFGITFKATHRYLNQVVVIKTLNESLRREAQFAKFQSQFQDEARRLATCVHPNIVRVSDFFIEDGLPYMVMDYIPGATLDLVVFPDQPLLETKAIHYIQQIGAALQVVHQNNLLHRDIKPQNIILRQGTEEVVLIDFGIAREFTPGSTQTHTGMVSEGYAPIEQYLYQAPRTPATDVYGLAATMYALLTARVPVAASLRDRLPLPAPVDLQPQLSKSLSQAVMRGMAVEAKFRPATISEWLALLPAVTKAIPVTPVQTLATVALIPQHYKKPDRLVPPPRTIPAVKKRPFPWLLIGGGVALASIAGVALSQVLSNYLQQPNSVPVVIPSPEVRETTPPPVEASPTPVLEPTPDTKPTTQNSPTPDVSPSPDVTDSPIPSDTVSPAVRQKWREIRRRRSLSPTPLESPTPTISPTPTVSPTPINENPDVVVPTEEMSPFPTPEITDESEDNSGRQKPDKEEKAERQDKDD
- a CDS encoding lipid-A-disaccharide synthase-related protein, whose protein sequence is MSNKSEFRLLCLSNGHGEDIVAVRILQELSQISKKLNISALPLVGEGRAYFAADIPVIGSVQAMPSGGFLYMDGRQLVRDLQGGLLQLTYTQLKAMRTWVKDGGGKILAVGDVVPLLFAWWSSANYAFVGTAKSEYYVRDGLGNLRQNNRMANFLGLNSSIYLPWERWLMSNPRSLAVFPRDQMTAKMLQKWRIPVFDLGNPMMDGLIPVHPLQISALAQLSIVLLPGSRVPEVYTNWQQILVAIFSLLEVFSDRSLLFLGAISAQVNLEILAQMLVKAGFCSLNNQTFTYKNASIVLSQTAYNECLARADIAIAMAGTATEQFVGLGKPAIAFPGNGPQFTYSFAEAQSRHLGSSLILLEHPNQTGEAVQTLLTDTEQLAQIAENGYKRMGKPGAARRIAECLIEQFEQNN
- a CDS encoding BamA/TamA family outer membrane protein yields the protein MCVFYLKLVVLAVIFNLNVYCVGATTLPEMLRQQRDSKAPESDLFILATDVQIIGAKAELTEIVRNVISTRQGSDTSNRQLQADIKAILATGLFVSAQANTTSNATGIDVVITVEPIIVTAIASPNANVLPANITLKLFQTQFGKEISLEAINQSRAEIDKWYTENGYVAAKVLAINPSPDGVLTIDVAEGIVSNVKFRFLNRDGDPTDSKGNLIKSRTTTEFLRREVRVKPGDVVKSRTIEQDLRQLYQLGLFRTVNVALVGAGEQVEVIYDLTEKPARSVSPGGGYDDDTGIYGTIEYQDFNLSGINNSIDVDLQFSRRDLQFATTFTSPYRASEPDLPGYEVTVFRRRGTSPTFDSDIDLANGSNPREGRYGGGFILNKPIDEWQTSLGLNYTRISIRDRDGNISPIDELGNQLSFSGKGIDDLTIVSVSAIKDDRNDRSNPTQGSIVSLSTEQSIPIGRGDITMNRLQANYIQYFPVQILGQRNIEVLAFNLQGGTIIGDLPPYEAFNLGGLDSVRAYGGSEVGSGRSYVLASAEYRFLIFQPVGGVLFADFATDLGSGDTVLGEPAVVRGKPGTGFSYGAGLRVESPIGLLRADFGINDRGESQVQFGIGQRF
- a CDS encoding ABC transporter substrate-binding protein, with amino-acid sequence MNDNYQNSWSRRSVIKGIGATAASMAVSSCAINANRAPQGLSEAALAIEPVVDSKTLEKPNITVGYVPVNDCAPFAVAWEKGFFRKYGLNVTLSREASWGTSRDGIIFGRLDAAPVVCGAVTNARDGAEGARQAPLCAAMTIHRHGNALTMNRAMWESGLRPWREYNGNLEEFGRDFRRYFDNIPPEKRVWAVVLSSAIYEYFVRYLSAAAGVDPFAEFRVIIVPPPQMLVNMRIGAMQAYMVAEPWNTRAISGNEGIGFTFAQGREIWEGHPDRLLAVMESFIDENPKTYRSLVKAMIEACQYCSKAENRPEIAKIIAQKSYTGAKPTLTSAAIVGNYNYGGFDGKARTVRSPNTTIFFDLPDNLAKIPGDHSTFLWQSESIWLMTQAARWGQIPTVPKDAETVARKAWRTDLYREIAGEMGIECPKDNYKIERAELFIDNKAFDPSDPVGYLNSFEIRANRPKSFYFS
- a CDS encoding ABC transporter ATP-binding protein codes for the protein MSQLSSTKNSDRSIFDRGEFLVVENLIKSYPAPDGKETVVLNGINLTIKENEFISVIGHSGCGKSTLLKIVAGLEKATSGLVTLEGKAIRKPGAERMMVFQQYSLLPWLTVRENIRLAVDEVLKKATRPEKISIVNEHIAMVNLNAAADKYPDEISGGMKQRVGIARALATRPKMLLMDEPFGALDALTRGKLQRQVLDIWENQRQAVMMITHDVDEAIYMSDRIVLMTNGPEATIGEILDVPFDHPRDRASMRNSKEYYELRNHALNFLDRYFTQDE